The genomic DNA CCAGTTTCTGGCAGTGTGGTGATCTCTACCGGCTCGATCCCTACTCGGCGCGCACTCTCGGCAAAGAGGACTGGAACGGCAAGTTCCCCTACCATTGGGGTGTCTCCGCGCATCCGAAGGTCGACGACGCCACCGGTGAACTGCTGTTCTTCAACTACAGCAAGGAAGCGCCGTACATGAACTACGGCGTGGTGGACCAGAACAATGATCTGGTGCACTATGTGGACGTCCCGCTGCCGGGCCCGCGGCTGCCGCATGACATGGCGTTCACCGAGAACTACGCGATCCTCAACGACCTGCCGATGTTCTGGGATCTCGAGAAGCTCGAGCACGGCGTCCATCAGCCGCGCTTCCATCGTGACATGCCGTCGAGGTTCGCGGTGATCCCACGTCGTGGCCAGAGTTCGGACATCAAGTGGTTCGAGGCCGCGCCGACCTACGTCCTGCATTTCGCCAATGCCTACGAAGATGGCGACGAGATCGTCCTCGACGGCTTCTATCAGGGCCAACCGGAGCCGTCCACCGCGGGGATCGAGGGGAAGTGGCAGCGCGCCTTCCGCTTCCTCGCCCTGGACTACATGCAGACCCGGCTGCATCGCTGGCGTTTCAACCTCGTGACGGGGCAGGTCAAGGAGGAGCCGCTCAGTGAACAGATCACCGAATTCGGCATGATCAACGGCGCGCACGGCGGCCGCGAACACCGCTACGTCTATGCCGCCACCGGGAAGCCGGGGTGGTTCCTGTTCAACGGTCTGGTCAAGCATGATGTGAAAACCGGTGCGGAGGAGCGCATCTCCTTCGGGGAGGGGGTGTACGGCAGTGAGACCTCGATGGCTCCCCGGGTGGGCAGCACCTCCGAGGACGACGGCTACCTCGTCACACTGACGACGGATATGAACGCCGACGCCTCCTATTGTCTGGTGTTCGACGCGGCCCGGATCGGTGACGGACCCGTCTGCAAACTCGCCCTGCCTGAGCGGATCTCGAGCGGCACCCATTCGACCTGGGCGGCCGGTTCGGAGTTGCGCCGTTGGCGGACCACGGACTCGGCCGCGGAAGCGATCGGACTGTAGTTCGCAGCAGGGCCGCGGGGGTTCTCGTCGATGCGTACGCGCAACGGCGGGAACCCTTCGTCGTGTGCCGGAAAGGTGACTGTTCATCATGTATTGATCCGTATGCGTTCGATGTCTTTTAGGCATTGGTGCTCTATGTCCATAGGGCGGGCGATCTCGTTGTCGCTCCCGTGATACCGGATATCGCAGGCCGTTGTTACGAAGATGTGGCGAATTCGTTGTGCGACTCTCTCTAATGTAGTAGTGTGAGTCACACCGCTAATTGAAGCGATAACTGTCGGGTGTGGTGAGCCGAATCGTCGACCCCCGCCAGTGAGATCGTCATGTCAGGAAGGTGAACCCATGGTCCAGGCCAAGCGCGGACTGCATCCGAAAGCCCGCGTCGAGGACTTCCTCGCTCGTGGATGGTGGACGAACGAGACTCTGGATCACGCGTTCCGTGCCCAGGTCGATCTCCGCGGCGAGGCCACCGCGATGGTGGATCCCGCGAACCGGCGTGATCTGGTCGGCTCGGATCCGCGCCGCGTCACCTGGAACGAGCTCGAGTCCGAGGTCACCCACCTCGCTGCCCGTCTGATCGAACGCGGCATCGGCCGTGGTGATGTGATCGGCGTGCAGTTGCCCAACTCCATCGAACTGGCGGAGGTCTATCTGGCCGCGTGGACGATCGGTGCGGTGGTCTCGCCGCTGGCCATGCAGTATCGCGAACACGAGATCGTCACGATGGCCAATCGCGCTCGGTTCCTCACCCTGATCACCACCAGCCGGTTCGGTGATCGGAGCCCGGCGGCCGACGTGATCGCCGCCGCCGACCGGATCCCGTCGCTACGTTCGGTACTGACCATCGGCGCCGCCGACGAGGCCACCGACGCCTCGGACGCGCACCTCGTGCCAGGGCCGGCCTCGGCGCAGGACCGGGCACTGCTCGAGGCTCGGCGCGTCGAGGACCCGAACGAGCCCAACGACTGTGTGACCATCTGCTGGACCTCGGGCACCGAGGGAGAGCCCAAGGGCGTGCCCCGCACCCATTACGACTGGATCGCCTTCTCGGTAGCGACAATCGACGCACCCCGCGTGCAGGCCGAGGATGTGCTGCTCAACCCGTTCCCGATGATCAACATGGCCGGCATCAACGGGATGTTCCTGCCCTGGCTGTTCACCGGTGCCACGCTGGTACAGCATCATCCGTTCGACGCCCCCACCTTCTTCGCCCAGATCGCCGCCGAACGCGTCACCTATACCCTCGCACCGCCCGCCCTGCTGTGGATGCTGCTGCACAACGAGGCGTTGCTGTCGAAGATCGACCTGTCCAGCCTCACCCGGATCGGCTCCGGGTCCGCCCCGCTG from Nocardia higoensis includes the following:
- a CDS encoding carotenoid oxygenase family protein — protein: MDVDVVGRLLSTLPEDDDHPYRTGPWRPQTTEWKADDLTVVEGVIPADLDGVYLRNTENPLHPATRNYHPFDGDGMIHAVGFRDGKAFYRNRFVRTDGLLAENEAGRALWAGASEMPAWAEREDGWGARRRMKDASSTDVVVHRGRALTSFWQCGDLYRLDPYSARTLGKEDWNGKFPYHWGVSAHPKVDDATGELLFFNYSKEAPYMNYGVVDQNNDLVHYVDVPLPGPRLPHDMAFTENYAILNDLPMFWDLEKLEHGVHQPRFHRDMPSRFAVIPRRGQSSDIKWFEAAPTYVLHFANAYEDGDEIVLDGFYQGQPEPSTAGIEGKWQRAFRFLALDYMQTRLHRWRFNLVTGQVKEEPLSEQITEFGMINGAHGGREHRYVYAATGKPGWFLFNGLVKHDVKTGAEERISFGEGVYGSETSMAPRVGSTSEDDGYLVTLTTDMNADASYCLVFDAARIGDGPVCKLALPERISSGTHSTWAAGSELRRWRTTDSAAEAIGL
- a CDS encoding class I adenylate-forming enzyme family protein: MVQAKRGLHPKARVEDFLARGWWTNETLDHAFRAQVDLRGEATAMVDPANRRDLVGSDPRRVTWNELESEVTHLAARLIERGIGRGDVIGVQLPNSIELAEVYLAAWTIGAVVSPLAMQYREHEIVTMANRARFLTLITTSRFGDRSPAADVIAAADRIPSLRSVLTIGAADEATDASDAHLVPGPASAQDRALLEARRVEDPNEPNDCVTICWTSGTEGEPKGVPRTHYDWIAFSVATIDAPRVQAEDVLLNPFPMINMAGINGMFLPWLFTGATLVQHHPFDAPTFFAQIAAERVTYTLAPPALLWMLLHNEALLSKIDLSSLTRIGSGSAPLQPPMVRGWQERFGLSVINFFGSNEGVALLSSAEDFPDPDDRARYFPRYGAPGTNWSSRIADRVSVKLVDTETGELITVAGRPGELRIAGPTIFPGYVDGETLASPFDEEGYLRTGDIFEIAGESDQYLRYVDRSKDLIIRGGMNIAPVELEAMIAEHPAVAEVAVVGDPDDVLGERVAAVVVLRPDAELTLEEVVEFLRERKLASFKLPERLEIREILPRNAVGKLLKRDLRKQSLLAD